In a genomic window of Paramicrobacterium chengjingii:
- a CDS encoding DEAD/DEAH box helicase — protein MPKNKKPAGGRPARNFDPDYMANRRAHQAKKGGPRPGSRSPGHRGYRTPEESPKKERWDAAERAERAEQRRAGDRRDEQPQRRFDRDERPQRRDNRDGRPRRQFDREDRPRRDDRDSRGSRFQRDDRPQRRDSRDDRPPRRFDRDDRPHRRSDRDERPQRRQFDRNDRPQRRFDNGERPQRRQFDRDERPQRRDIDRSERPQRRASRDDRPQRRDSFAPRETPQHFTPHDDVVLERLEAEAIQASDVEGVSFGDLGLGENIVRTLGELGAASPFPIQAATIPDVLAGKDVLGRGRTGSGKTIAFGAPLVERLLENRGGTKRDMGRKPRALILAPTRELALQIDRTVQPIARSVGLFTTQIYGGVPQGRQVGALKRGVDIVIGTPGRIEDLIEQGRLDLSDVKVSVLDEADHMCDLGFLEPVQRILRRTAPAGQKLLFSATLDTGVAALVTEFLVDPTVHEVAGEDQDSGSIDHRVLVALREDKVQLLSELADRDEKTLIFTRTRAYAEQLVDELEDTGVRAVALHGDLSQGRRQRNLERLTSGRVKVLVATDVAARGIHVDDITLVIQADMPDEYKTYLHRSGRTGRAGKTGRVVTVIPRNRRRRMEDLLSRAEIDAPIVDAFPGDDVIDEIAGRPTIADLTS, from the coding sequence ATGCCCAAGAATAAGAAGCCCGCAGGCGGACGTCCCGCCCGCAATTTCGACCCCGACTACATGGCCAACCGTCGCGCTCACCAGGCGAAGAAGGGCGGCCCGAGACCGGGCAGTCGCAGCCCAGGGCACCGCGGATACCGTACGCCGGAGGAATCCCCGAAGAAGGAACGCTGGGATGCCGCCGAGCGTGCTGAGCGCGCCGAACAGCGTCGCGCTGGTGACCGTCGTGACGAGCAACCGCAGCGTCGCTTCGATCGCGATGAGCGTCCGCAGCGTCGGGACAACAGAGATGGTCGGCCGCGCCGGCAGTTCGACAGGGAGGATCGCCCGCGCCGTGACGACAGAGATTCTCGCGGTTCGCGGTTTCAGCGTGATGACCGCCCACAGCGTCGGGATAGCCGAGATGACCGGCCGCCGCGTCGATTTGATCGTGATGACCGGCCGCATCGTCGCAGCGATCGCGATGAGCGGCCTCAGCGTCGGCAGTTCGACCGCAACGACCGCCCACAGCGGCGGTTTGACAACGGTGAGCGACCACAGAGGCGTCAGTTCGACCGCGATGAGCGTCCCCAGAGGCGCGACATTGACCGCAGCGAGCGGCCCCAGCGTCGTGCCAGTCGCGACGACCGCCCGCAACGTCGTGATTCGTTTGCGCCGCGCGAGACGCCGCAGCACTTTACTCCTCACGACGACGTGGTGCTCGAGAGACTCGAAGCGGAAGCCATTCAGGCATCGGACGTCGAAGGTGTGAGCTTCGGTGACCTCGGCCTTGGCGAGAACATCGTTCGCACGCTCGGCGAGCTCGGCGCTGCATCCCCCTTCCCGATTCAAGCCGCGACGATCCCCGACGTTCTCGCGGGTAAAGATGTTCTCGGTCGTGGCCGAACAGGCAGCGGTAAGACCATCGCGTTCGGTGCACCGCTCGTCGAGCGGCTGCTTGAGAACCGCGGCGGAACAAAGCGTGACATGGGTCGCAAGCCTCGTGCCCTCATTCTCGCTCCGACCCGCGAGCTCGCCTTGCAGATTGACCGTACGGTTCAGCCGATCGCTCGCAGCGTTGGCCTTTTCACCACGCAGATCTATGGCGGCGTTCCCCAAGGCCGCCAGGTCGGTGCGCTGAAGCGCGGCGTCGACATCGTGATCGGCACACCTGGCCGCATTGAAGACCTCATTGAGCAGGGTCGCCTCGATTTGTCAGACGTGAAAGTATCGGTGCTCGACGAGGCCGACCACATGTGCGACCTCGGGTTCCTCGAGCCGGTGCAGCGCATTCTGCGGCGTACGGCCCCCGCGGGCCAGAAGCTGCTGTTCTCGGCGACCCTCGACACCGGCGTCGCAGCGCTCGTCACGGAATTTCTCGTCGACCCGACGGTGCACGAAGTCGCCGGCGAAGACCAGGACTCCGGCAGCATCGACCACCGCGTGCTCGTTGCCCTGCGCGAAGACAAGGTGCAGCTGCTCTCTGAGCTTGCAGACCGCGACGAGAAGACACTGATCTTCACTCGCACCCGCGCCTATGCCGAGCAGCTCGTCGACGAGCTCGAAGACACGGGAGTGCGAGCCGTCGCCCTTCACGGTGACCTCAGCCAGGGCCGCCGTCAGCGCAACCTCGAACGTCTCACCTCTGGTCGGGTGAAGGTGCTCGTCGCCACGGACGTTGCCGCGCGCGGCATCCATGTCGACGACATCACGCTTGTGATCCAGGCCGACATGCCCGACGAGTACAAGACGTACCTGCACCGCTCGGGCCGCACGGGGCGCGCGGGCAAGACGGGACGCGTGGTCACAGTGATCCCGCGAAACCGTCGTCGTCGTATGGAAGACCTGTTGAGTCGTGCAGAGATCGACGCCCCGATCGTCGATGCGTTTCCCGGAGACGACGTGATCGACGAGATCGCCGGTCGGCCGACGATCGCTGACCTCACGTCGTAA
- a CDS encoding GlsB/YeaQ/YmgE family stress response membrane protein: MNFIAFLILGLIAGAIAKMILPGKQGGGWIVTLLLGVVGAFLGGWLGNMIFGVGVDEFWSISSWLLAIGGAIIVLLIWGLIFGRKSKTA, encoded by the coding sequence ATGAATTTCATTGCATTTCTCATTCTCGGACTCATCGCCGGTGCCATCGCAAAGATGATCCTGCCTGGCAAACAGGGCGGCGGCTGGATCGTCACCCTCCTCCTCGGGGTCGTCGGCGCCTTCCTCGGCGGGTGGCTCGGCAACATGATCTTCGGGGTCGGTGTTGACGAGTTCTGGAGCATTTCCAGCTGGCTCCTCGCCATCGGCGGCGCGATCATCGTGCTGCTCATCTGGGGCTTGATCTTCGGCCGGAAGAGCAAGACCGCATAG
- a CDS encoding sensor histidine kinase, translating to MVQERTFPLWLWITVGSVSVTLYSIAVPVNAVLYQVPVAIAFVLSAFTAGSLPLALRMPRTAIALFSLGLLGNGILSGHDRDPFWPGPVPVLEIITLALFIALIVYSRGWKLAAIAWLIAAAVAVSLPPLSGRNSSPAYTGAETADLIVTFSIAAAAYVIALLIAGRATIRDELAREKEVSAEEQARRQLIEERSRIARELHDVVAHSMSVIQVQASTAKYRLTDLDVPVVAEFDDIAASARSALAEMRRLLGTLRPDGQDAERMPQRTIGDIPGLVEGTRRSGIGIDLSIDDDLRGAPLSAQVAVFRIVQEAISNALRHAPGSRISVSVARSNTSGLVISVINSAPLSAPVDAAGGGHGIIGMRERTTMLGGNLETHATPDGGWIVHAVLPFDAEADVAARAEGNA from the coding sequence ATGGTTCAGGAGCGCACTTTCCCCCTCTGGCTGTGGATAACCGTCGGCAGCGTCTCCGTCACGCTGTACTCCATTGCGGTTCCGGTCAACGCGGTTCTCTATCAGGTTCCCGTCGCTATCGCCTTCGTGCTGTCGGCGTTCACCGCGGGCTCACTCCCCCTCGCGCTGCGCATGCCCCGCACCGCGATCGCGCTGTTCTCCCTCGGCCTTCTCGGCAATGGCATACTCTCCGGCCACGATCGCGACCCGTTCTGGCCCGGCCCCGTTCCCGTTCTCGAGATCATCACCCTTGCCCTCTTCATCGCACTTATCGTTTACAGCCGCGGCTGGAAACTTGCAGCAATAGCGTGGCTCATCGCGGCCGCCGTGGCTGTCTCGCTGCCACCGCTCTCGGGGCGCAATTCGTCCCCGGCATACACGGGTGCCGAGACGGCAGACCTCATCGTCACATTCTCGATCGCGGCAGCAGCGTACGTGATCGCGCTGCTCATCGCCGGCCGAGCCACGATTCGAGACGAGCTCGCGCGGGAAAAGGAGGTATCTGCAGAGGAACAGGCCCGTCGACAACTCATCGAGGAGCGTTCACGCATTGCCCGAGAGCTGCACGACGTCGTCGCTCACAGCATGTCAGTCATCCAGGTGCAGGCTTCCACGGCGAAATACCGACTCACTGATCTCGACGTGCCTGTCGTCGCGGAGTTCGACGACATTGCGGCATCCGCCCGATCAGCGCTTGCCGAGATGCGCCGTCTGCTCGGAACGCTCCGCCCCGATGGTCAGGATGCCGAGAGGATGCCGCAGCGAACGATCGGGGACATTCCAGGACTTGTCGAAGGTACTCGCCGCTCCGGCATCGGCATTGACCTCAGCATCGACGACGATTTGCGCGGCGCGCCGCTCTCGGCGCAGGTGGCGGTATTCCGCATTGTGCAGGAGGCCATCAGCAACGCGCTGAGGCATGCGCCGGGGTCACGTATCAGCGTCAGCGTTGCACGCAGCAACACCTCGGGCCTTGTCATCTCCGTCATCAATTCAGCACCGCTTTCAGCTCCCGTGGATGCCGCGGGAGGCGGTCACGGGATCATCGGAATGCGCGAGCGCACAACGATGCTCGGCGGTAACCTCGAAACCCACGCGACCCCTGATGGCGGATGGATCGTGCACGCCGTGCTACCGTTCGACGCGGAAGCGGATGTCGCTGCACGTGCCGAAGGGAACGCATGA
- a CDS encoding response regulator → MTISVVIADDQTMVRAGFAALLDAQNGIQVVGQAADGIEAVDLVRREKPDVVLMDVRMPELDGLEATRRILSPAHPLPHVPRVIMLTTFDIDDYVYEALQSGASGFLLKDSLPDELVQAVRVVAAGDALLAPSITRRLIEQFGQSRPSTPRAHLELNALTTREREVLTLIGSGRSNGEIATDLFISEQTVKTHVGKILQKLQLRDRVHAVIFAYDAGLVTPAS, encoded by the coding sequence ATGACCATCTCCGTTGTCATCGCTGATGACCAGACAATGGTGCGCGCCGGATTTGCCGCGCTTCTCGACGCACAGAACGGTATTCAGGTGGTCGGGCAGGCCGCGGACGGCATCGAAGCCGTCGACCTTGTGCGACGCGAGAAGCCAGACGTGGTTCTCATGGACGTCAGGATGCCGGAACTCGACGGGCTCGAAGCAACACGTCGCATCCTCTCCCCTGCGCATCCGCTCCCCCACGTGCCGCGCGTGATCATGCTCACAACATTTGATATTGACGACTACGTCTACGAGGCTCTCCAGTCGGGCGCGAGCGGCTTTCTGCTCAAGGACTCCCTGCCGGACGAACTCGTGCAGGCCGTGCGTGTCGTTGCAGCCGGTGATGCCCTTCTGGCCCCGAGCATCACGAGACGACTCATCGAGCAATTCGGCCAGAGTCGCCCGTCGACGCCGCGAGCACACCTGGAGCTGAACGCCCTCACAACGCGTGAACGCGAGGTGCTTACGCTAATCGGCTCTGGCCGTTCGAATGGCGAGATCGCCACGGACCTCTTCATCTCAGAGCAGACCGTCAAGACACACGTAGGGAAGATCCTGCAGAAGCTGCAGCTCCGCGATCGCGTCCACGCAGTGATCTTTGCCTACGACGCGGGTTTGGTCACGCCCGCAAGCTGA
- a CDS encoding Fe-S cluster assembly protein HesB codes for MARTYPQPEGELVLTLTDNASTIVKTIASQATGEDDAGLRISSQTEPGSGDFAVDVAASPETEDQVVEAGGARVFLEEGAAVALDDKVLDAEVNAEGAVSFSIGNQQTV; via the coding sequence GTGGCACGCACATACCCGCAACCGGAAGGAGAGCTTGTGCTCACCCTCACCGACAATGCAAGCACCATCGTCAAGACGATTGCCTCGCAGGCGACCGGCGAAGACGATGCAGGACTGCGAATCAGCAGTCAGACGGAGCCAGGCAGCGGCGATTTCGCCGTCGATGTGGCTGCGTCACCCGAAACCGAAGACCAGGTGGTGGAGGCCGGTGGCGCACGAGTCTTCCTCGAGGAGGGCGCAGCCGTCGCCCTCGATGACAAGGTGCTCGACGCCGAGGTCAATGCCGAGGGCGCCGTGAGCTTCTCGATCGGCAACCAGCAGACCGTCTGA
- a CDS encoding acyltransferase family protein: protein MTTLAPLQAVTAGRRRSPRDAGIDLVRAVCLAIVVALHSLMVGVSLGSNGPVFENAAEGHAWFIPVSFFVQVMPLFFIVGGFSTRLAYRSARSRGTGAAGFVAGRVQRLLGPAIVMIAVVGVSLLTMTIAGIPADMVAEAGFRISQPLWFLGVYLGIQALAPAMITAHERAPRITLALLALSVIGVDVAAATTGIGGIALLNLGFVWLLVQQLGFWLADGQIDSLSVRARAAIGIGALVSLIAVIAVGIYPANMYAALNPPSAALILLGIAQLAALSLARPWLRRVAERELVRDVASWINARSMTIYLWHMPLLIALAAIGLVGAMNGVLPLPDPGTGAWWATRPIWIALAFVATALVSQFAGRWERRAMPTPTASTRRAVIASIAGVLSAVVLLVSGITVVTAIMSVLLMRVALATAANPPLGGRSRYQRVMLSTSPHA from the coding sequence ATGACCACCCTTGCACCGCTCCAGGCCGTCACTGCGGGGCGCCGACGCTCACCGCGCGATGCCGGAATCGATCTGGTTCGCGCCGTCTGCCTTGCCATTGTGGTTGCGCTGCATTCGCTGATGGTCGGTGTCAGCCTCGGGTCGAATGGTCCTGTCTTCGAGAACGCTGCCGAAGGGCACGCCTGGTTCATTCCTGTCTCGTTCTTCGTGCAGGTGATGCCGCTCTTCTTCATCGTCGGAGGCTTCTCGACGCGGCTCGCGTACCGCTCGGCGCGGTCGCGCGGCACAGGAGCTGCCGGATTCGTCGCCGGTCGCGTGCAACGTCTGCTTGGTCCCGCCATCGTCATGATCGCCGTCGTTGGTGTCTCTCTGCTCACTATGACCATTGCCGGCATTCCGGCTGACATGGTCGCCGAAGCGGGGTTCCGCATCAGCCAGCCACTGTGGTTCCTCGGCGTGTATCTCGGCATCCAGGCTCTCGCTCCCGCGATGATCACCGCGCATGAGCGAGCCCCACGCATCACGCTCGCGCTCCTTGCACTTTCGGTGATCGGTGTGGATGTCGCGGCAGCAACAACGGGCATCGGCGGGATTGCGCTGCTGAACCTCGGCTTCGTGTGGCTGCTCGTGCAACAGCTTGGATTCTGGCTCGCCGATGGCCAAATCGATTCGTTGAGCGTTCGCGCTCGCGCAGCCATCGGCATCGGCGCTCTTGTCTCACTGATCGCCGTGATCGCGGTGGGGATCTATCCGGCTAACATGTACGCCGCGCTGAACCCGCCCTCCGCAGCGCTCATCCTACTCGGAATCGCACAGCTCGCCGCACTATCACTGGCTCGGCCGTGGCTCCGGCGCGTTGCAGAACGCGAGCTGGTGCGCGACGTGGCCTCGTGGATCAATGCACGCTCGATGACGATCTACCTGTGGCATATGCCTCTGCTCATCGCTCTCGCCGCGATCGGCCTCGTCGGCGCTATGAACGGGGTGCTCCCTCTGCCCGATCCCGGCACAGGCGCCTGGTGGGCAACGCGACCGATCTGGATTGCACTCGCGTTCGTCGCCACGGCACTCGTCTCGCAGTTCGCGGGCCGGTGGGAGCGCCGTGCAATGCCGACACCGACAGCATCCACACGTCGTGCCGTCATTGCGAGCATCGCCGGCGTGCTCAGCGCAGTTGTTCTGCTGGTCAGCGGCATCACCGTCGTGACGGCGATCATGAGCGTGCTGCTGATGCGGGTGGCACTGGCCACCGCAGCAAACCCTCCTCTGGGTGGACGCAGCCGATACCAGAGGGTGATGCTCTCGACCTCGCCTCACGCATAG
- a CDS encoding DedA family protein produces the protein MNEFIMQAISSPWLYAVMFAVAVIDGFFPPIPSETVLVAAAAVAVSTGSTNLVLLCAIAAIGAAIGDNIAFTIGRSIGIRRFSWMRRPRVAASFDWASRTLSRSGAGLIIGARYIPVGRVAVNMSAGALRYPRRRFIPLSVVAGAMWAAYSACIGLVAGNLVKDNPLLGAVIGIVLALVIGFVIDRVAAARRRRREAARMSAELDAARDSTRVSADAS, from the coding sequence GTGAACGAATTCATCATGCAGGCCATTTCCTCTCCGTGGCTGTACGCGGTGATGTTTGCCGTCGCTGTAATCGACGGCTTTTTCCCGCCTATTCCGAGCGAGACAGTGCTCGTGGCTGCGGCAGCCGTCGCTGTGTCGACGGGCAGCACCAACCTCGTGCTGCTGTGCGCCATCGCCGCGATCGGCGCCGCGATCGGCGACAACATCGCGTTCACGATCGGCCGCTCCATCGGCATCCGCCGGTTCTCGTGGATGCGCCGACCCCGCGTTGCCGCGTCGTTTGACTGGGCAAGTCGAACCCTCAGCCGTTCGGGTGCCGGTCTCATCATCGGCGCCCGTTACATTCCCGTCGGGCGCGTCGCCGTCAACATGAGCGCCGGTGCCTTGCGATACCCACGTCGCCGCTTCATCCCCCTGAGCGTTGTCGCCGGCGCCATGTGGGCAGCCTACTCTGCGTGCATCGGGCTCGTCGCGGGCAATCTCGTGAAAGACAATCCGTTGCTCGGCGCCGTGATCGGCATCGTTCTGGCCCTGGTAATCGGCTTCGTGATTGACCGGGTAGCCGCGGCACGTCGCCGTCGACGCGAGGCGGCCCGCATGTCAGCCGAGCTCGACGCCGCCCGCGACTCCACGCGCGTTTCCGCGGATGCGTCGTGA
- a CDS encoding IclR family transcriptional regulator — translation MSKAPAADQTLRILTFLARQRGPVAAARIASSLGVPRSTVYQLLAEMQRQGYVVHLPEDHRWGLGVAAFELSGGYARHEPLSRLGRPLLAALVDDIGENAHLAVLHGRDVLYIVEERAPRRPHLVSDVGVRLPAQLAATGRAMLAQLPKHQVRALFPDTSAFVDRTGIGPRRYSELRRLLDVTRLSGFASEDGEITRGLASVGVAVTDHVGWPAASIAITVEQGRAEPRDYVDRITAVARELSRRIRGNARGVAGGVELG, via the coding sequence ATGAGCAAAGCTCCTGCTGCCGATCAGACGCTGCGCATCTTGACCTTTCTCGCCAGACAACGTGGTCCTGTCGCCGCGGCACGAATCGCCTCGAGTCTCGGCGTGCCGCGCTCAACTGTCTATCAACTGCTCGCAGAGATGCAGCGCCAGGGCTACGTCGTACATCTGCCAGAGGATCACCGTTGGGGCCTTGGAGTCGCGGCGTTCGAGCTCTCGGGCGGCTATGCGCGCCACGAACCTCTGAGCCGACTCGGCCGACCTCTGCTCGCGGCGCTCGTCGATGACATTGGCGAGAACGCACACCTCGCCGTGCTGCACGGCCGCGACGTTTTGTACATCGTTGAGGAGCGCGCGCCACGCAGGCCGCACCTCGTCAGCGACGTGGGAGTTCGCCTCCCTGCGCAGCTCGCGGCCACAGGCCGTGCGATGCTCGCTCAGCTGCCGAAGCACCAGGTGCGGGCTCTCTTCCCCGACACATCGGCGTTCGTCGATCGCACGGGCATCGGCCCGCGCCGATATTCAGAACTGAGGCGGCTGCTCGACGTGACGCGGCTCAGTGGATTCGCGTCAGAAGACGGTGAGATCACGCGCGGCCTGGCGTCAGTCGGCGTGGCTGTGACCGACCACGTCGGTTGGCCTGCGGCATCCATCGCCATCACTGTCGAGCAGGGCCGTGCCGAGCCACGCGACTATGTCGATCGAATTACTGCTGTCGCCCGAGAGCTGTCACGACGCATCCGCGGAAACGCGCGTGGAGTCGCGGGCGGCGTCGAGCTCGGCTGA
- the hutH gene encoding histidine ammonia-lyase produces MSTTLTTHDAVILGAETTHTALLTPDELVSVARDGARVELSPDAAAAISASRQTIESLAATSEPHYGISTGFGALATTFIDTEQRTQLQQGLIRSHAAGSGTEVEREVVRALMLLRLKTLATGRTGVRLETAQAYANVLNAGITPVVREYGSLGCSGDLAPLSHCALAVMGEGQVRDASGTVREAADALADAGLQPVVLAEKEGLALINGTDGMLGMLLLALHDIRMLLRTADIAAALSVESLLGTDRVFADDLQRLRPQHGQGRSATNLRALLGGSPIVASHRGPEDPSVQDAYSLRCAPQVHGAARDTAAHAASVAAAELASAVDNPVVTLDGRVESNGNFHGAPVAYVLDFLAIAAADVASMSERRTDRHLDPSRSRGLPAFLAHDAGVDSGLMIAQYTAAGIVSELKRLAVPASVDSIPSSAMQEDHVSMGWAAARKLRRAIDGLTRVLAIEVMTGCRSLDLRAPLTPGRATNAVLSCVRERVDGPGPDRIVSDEIEAVVELVRTGRIVAAAESEIGELQ; encoded by the coding sequence ATGAGCACCACGCTGACCACACACGACGCCGTCATACTCGGTGCAGAGACAACCCACACCGCGCTGCTGACTCCCGACGAGCTCGTGAGCGTTGCCCGGGACGGTGCCCGTGTCGAGCTCTCGCCCGATGCCGCAGCCGCCATCTCCGCTTCGCGGCAGACCATCGAGAGTCTCGCTGCGACGAGCGAGCCGCACTACGGAATCTCCACAGGCTTCGGCGCCCTGGCGACGACGTTCATCGACACGGAACAGCGTACGCAGCTGCAACAGGGCCTCATTCGCTCGCATGCCGCTGGCTCGGGCACCGAAGTGGAGCGCGAGGTGGTGCGTGCGCTCATGCTGCTGCGGCTGAAGACGCTCGCCACCGGCCGCACTGGTGTTCGCCTTGAGACCGCTCAAGCCTACGCTAACGTGCTGAATGCCGGAATCACTCCCGTCGTGCGCGAGTACGGCTCGCTCGGATGTTCGGGCGACCTCGCGCCGCTCTCGCATTGCGCCCTCGCCGTGATGGGCGAAGGCCAGGTGCGCGATGCATCGGGAACCGTGCGCGAGGCCGCCGATGCACTCGCCGATGCGGGACTCCAGCCGGTCGTTCTCGCTGAGAAGGAGGGGCTTGCGCTCATCAACGGCACCGACGGGATGCTCGGAATGCTGCTGCTTGCACTGCATGACATCCGGATGCTGCTGCGCACAGCCGACATCGCTGCGGCGCTCAGCGTGGAGTCGCTGCTCGGCACCGACCGAGTGTTTGCCGACGACCTGCAGCGGCTCCGCCCGCAGCACGGGCAGGGACGTTCCGCCACGAATCTGCGCGCACTGCTGGGTGGATCGCCCATCGTTGCCTCGCATCGCGGCCCAGAAGACCCGAGCGTGCAAGACGCGTATTCGCTGCGTTGCGCCCCGCAGGTGCATGGCGCCGCACGTGATACCGCTGCGCACGCGGCTTCCGTCGCCGCTGCCGAGCTGGCCAGCGCTGTCGACAATCCCGTCGTCACACTCGACGGTCGCGTTGAGTCGAACGGCAACTTTCACGGAGCCCCCGTCGCCTACGTGCTGGACTTTCTCGCGATCGCCGCCGCCGACGTCGCTTCAATGTCGGAGCGCCGAACAGACCGCCATCTCGACCCGAGCCGCAGCAGGGGACTCCCGGCGTTTCTCGCGCACGACGCCGGCGTCGACTCCGGGCTCATGATCGCGCAGTACACAGCTGCGGGCATCGTGAGCGAGCTGAAGCGCCTTGCTGTTCCGGCATCCGTCGACTCGATCCCCTCGTCGGCGATGCAGGAGGATCACGTGTCGATGGGTTGGGCTGCCGCACGCAAGCTGCGGCGCGCCATCGACGGGCTCACGCGGGTGCTCGCCATCGAAGTGATGACGGGATGCCGCTCGCTCGACCTTCGGGCGCCACTCACACCCGGGCGCGCGACAAATGCCGTGCTCTCCTGTGTGCGCGAAAGGGTAGACGGCCCAGGACCCGACCGCATTGTGTCAGACGAGATCGAGGCCGTCGTCGAACTGGTGCGCACTGGTCGCATCGTCGCCGCCGCAGAGAGCGAAATAGGAGAACTGCAATGA